A single Mustelus asterias chromosome 4, sMusAst1.hap1.1, whole genome shotgun sequence DNA region contains:
- the LOC144492343 gene encoding type-2 angiotensin II receptor-like produces the protein MANIISQDLVSTEMDRMLSTPSTDYSTSIVDDTSYSQFSTPFLQNGSDQSCGFVAPSQYISNFIPAVYSIIFILGFIGNSVVIAFLCHRVYLKTDTNIYIINLAIADLVFLSTLPIWAVYNATGYSWHFGSVMCKICSSLVSLNLYASIYFITCMSIDRYIVILHPFGSQSQRTLCQVHCVIILVWSLALFATFPAIYFQSAHYIEKMGNTVCEMVYPPSNANHWSAAMSLLENTLGFFIPFTVIGICYGFVAYHWMRMEVCEKNKCKQAKALWMVIAVVLAFFICWLPFHVLTFMDALSRMNYITNCQTITAIKTAKPIASCLGFADSCINPFIYCFLGDHFQLQLTDVAQRGSSRFYSQRSSSTRISSPSPKNCDTEDIDLQNL, from the coding sequence ATGGCAAACATTATCAGTCAAGACCTTGTCTCAACGGAGATGGACCGAATGCTTTCTACTCCCTCCACTGACTATAGCACAAGCATTGTTGATGATACATCTTATTCACAGTTTAGCACTCCTTTCCTACAGAACGGGTCTGACCAATCATGCGGCTTTGTTGCACCTTCCCAATATATTTCTAATTTCATCCCAGCTGTCTACAGCATCATCTTTATCTTGGGATTTATCGGGAACAGTGTGGTAATCGCCTTCCTTTGTCATCGCGTTTATTTGAAAACTGATACTAACATTTACATCATCAACTTAGCAATTGCCGACCTGGTTTTCTTATCCACTCTTCCAATTTGGGCAGTCTACAATGCTACTGGGTACAGTTGGCATTTTGGGTCAGTGATGTGCAAAATATGTAGCTCTCTCGTGTCTCTCAATTTGTATGCCAGTATATATTTCATTACATGCATGAGTATTGATCGATATATAGTAATTCTCCACCCTTTTGGATCCCAGTCTCAGAGAACTCTGTGCCAGGTTCACTGCGTCATAATCCTCGTCtggagtttggctttgtttgcaACCTTTCCGGCCATCTACTTTCAAAGTGCCCATTATATTGAGAAGATGGGAAACACAGTGTGTGAAATGGTCTACCCCCCAAGTAATGCCAATCATTGGTCCGCGGCCATGTCTTTGCTGGAAAATACTTTGGGTTTCTTCATTCCCTTCACAGTGATAGGCATATGTTATGGTTTTGTTGCCTACCATTGGATGAGAATGGAAGTATGCGAAAAAAACAAATGTAAACAAGCCAAGGCATTGTGGATGGTGATTGCAGTTGTGTTGGCCTTTTTCATCTGCTGGTTGCCATTTCATGTGTTAACATTTATGGATGCATTGTCACGGATGAATTACATCACCAATTGCCAAACCATAACTGCGATCAAAACTGCAAAGCCAATCGCCAGCTGCCTTGGTTTTGCAGATAGCTGCATCAACCCTTTTATTTACTGCTTTCTGGGAGATCACTTTCAATTACAGCTCACCGACGTGGCTCAGAGAGGGTCCTCCAGATTCTACAGCCAGAGAAGCTCATCGACCAGGATCAGCTCCCCTTCTCCCAAGAACTGTGATACAGAGGATATTGACCTTCAGAACTTATGA